The DNA sequence ACTGACAAGAAAGAGCGAGaaaggacaagggggaatggcttcacaccGATAGAGAGCAGGGTTAGATTGGATAtatggaaaaaattcttccctgtgagggtggggaggccctggcacaggttttccagagcagctgtggctgctccatccctggaagtgtccaaggccaggctggatggggctgggagcaaactgggatagtggaaggtgtccctacccatggcatGGGGTGGGATTGGGTGATTTTTAAggcccctccaacccaaaccattctgttaTTCCATGTGAACTAAACAACCCGACTCTGAGGTGGGCACTGCTCTGAGGACCCGCAGAGTGGGCGCCTCGAGCCCCGCttggctgctgtgctcagcGCTTTCTCTGCTGGGTTTTCTCATGTCCTTCACTTCCACGGGGAGAAAGAAAGTGTTTTCAAAACACTTTCAGCCTGTGAGCGACACCCTCTAATGTTTCCAAGGTGAAAGGAGCCGAACTGAATGAGACCTAGGCAGGTAAAGGTGTGCTCTGGGCACCTCCCGCGGTACCTATGGCCATGTTGTGGTCATCCTTGGCTTTCCGCAGCTCCTGCCGGAGCTGTCCCATGGTTTCGGTGAGCGCTGGTCCCTGCAAGCCATCGGCTTCCAtggcccggggctggggctggggccggggccTCTCCCGGCGCCGCGGGGATCGGAGCGGCGCCGCTGCCGGGCAACGGCGTGAGGCGGGCGGGCCTTCCGCTTCCGAGTCAGCGGGGCCGGGCCATGGGGCGGAGGAGGAAGACGCTGCACGACTACGCGGCCGAGTTCTCGGAGCTGTCGGTGCGGCGGGAGCCGGCGGGGCCGAgcgcgccgggcccggccggcGCCGTGGAGACGCTGTTCTGCACGCCGTGCCAGCTGCCCCTCAGGGTGCGCCGCGACCGCATCCTGGAGCACCTCAGCTCGGGCCGCCACTGCCGCAACCGCCGCCTGCTCCGGCAGCTCGGGCTGCGCGCCCCGGGGCTCCGGTGAGGCACCCACCGCTGCTCGGGCTCACCCGGCCTTTCCCTGCCTCACCCGCCCCGTCTCGGGCTCATCCCGCCCTTCCCTGCCTCACCCGCCCCGTCTCAGTCTCACCCGCCCCCAGAACAGTGTCCCCAGCTGGACCAGTGTCCATCCCCCTGTGCcgggcactgctgaggccctTTGAGTGCCGTGTCTAGTTCTGTCCCTCACTACAAGAGAGGCTCAGTGTTTCCACAGAAGGGCAtggagctgggcaaggggctgCGGAGTCAGTcctatgaggagtggctgagggagctgagggtggCACTTAATGCTGTGGTTTAATTAACAAGGAGGTGTCAGTCAAAGGTTTGCcctgatgatcttggaggtcttaatgattttttaattatctgtCTCACCTGACCCCACTCAGGACCACATCCTCAGATGTATCGTGGCATTCTTGGGGTGTTCTTACGCAGGGTGTTCTCAAGAGTTGGattcgatgatccttgtgggtcccttccagctcaggatattctctGATCCTCTGGTCTCTGtctcctcagctctgcaggtcCTGAGTCCAGCGTGAGCCTGAGCCTGCCCCTGCCACTCGACgtgccctccctgctctcccatccctccttcctcatCGCCACTGGATCCAGCACTGGCTACAGCATGGTCCCCTCCCCGCCCTCCTACCACAAGCTGCTGTTTCCCCACCACCCCATCCCCGCCACGCACAGGGACGACCCAACACCCTCCATCTCCAGCCACCCCTCACCGCTGGCCACCTTCCACACCAGGGCTGCACCTCTTGGCCAAAGTGGGCCCGCACCTGATGCCTCCAACAGCCCGACACCCCCCTCATGTCATGGTGGCAGCGGCGTCGGCCTCGTGCTCTTCGGCGCAGGGCTCGTGAGCAAAGCCTTGTTGCAAAGCCTGGTGGAGGAagcaggctgctgcctgctgtaCGTGGTGGAGGATCAGCCGGAGGAGGTGGAACGTGCCTTCGGTGCCGAGGTCCCGGCTGGCACcagggtgctgcagcagcaggatgccACCATCGCACTCGGTGATCCGCGGTACTGATGGCCACCAGCTCCCGGGtgtggctctgctcagggcGAGGGTTTCCAGCCAAGCCTTGCCTTCCCCTCTGGGAAACTCTGTAGCAGCCCCAGATTGTGCCTCTGGCCATCCTTGTGGGAGTGGGGGACCCTTTTGTCACCTACCCATGAGTCCTTCAGGAGTCTGAGAAGCTTAACTGGAGTTGCCTACCCAGATTAATGGAAACTTGGAGGTGTTCAGTTACAGGCAGTTTGGttaagaagtaaaaaaagaCCTGTTTTCCTCTATTCCCACAGAGCAATAATAAATGACACCTTCCCTGTTGCCTGCCAGTTTCCCTGTCTCAGAGCAGTCAGCTGAGTTTGGTGGCTCTTGGAGCTCTGAGATAAGCGAGGGTTGGTCTAAATAGGGAGGATTGTGGCATTTTGCTTTACAGTTGAACTGAACAACTGTAATATCACTAAAGTGCTGTTGCTGTCAGGTCTAAAATATAATAGGAGCAAAAGGCAGAGCTTTTAGGAAAGGTAGATTTGATACTAGAAAGTAAAGAATCACAGGTAGCTAAGAACTACCACACAAATACTTtggatttctctgtgtgtgttaaCTGACAGGATTTACATCCTTTTTAAAGGAAACCTTTAAAAGAGTTTCTCCTTGAAGATGCAGGAAAAGCAGTGCAATTCCTTTGTGTCACTTGTGATTTTAACCTATGTATGTCACTCTATATTTCATCTTCGAAGCAAGCACCAAGTTCCTTCTATAACCCAGCTGGCTCTTCCAGAGCAATGTGGCTTTagttttttttaactgtaatCAAATAGAGCTTTTGAGCATTGTTTGATCTAGTGAAAACCTTATCCTTACTGAAGATCTTTCTTGATTCCTGCAGAGTCTCTGGAGCCATTATTTGTTCCCCACCTGACGAAGCCCCTGAGATGGTAAGAGATGCCTTACGAGCAggtgagaggagcagctgcacaTTCAGCTTTTCCCTGTGCCCACTGATGTGCAGTTGTgagtgtgtttgtgtttcagcagcagccctggagctgtaCAGGCTCTCAAATTGTGTAATTAAAGTGACTGAGATCCCTGCTGATGTTAATGGCTGGACACCAGTCACCAGTGGGGTTTGTGCTATGCTGGTCCCAGTATGACTGGGCAGTGTCTCATCCTAAAATCCCACCAGGACTCACAGGAAAGCTGTCACCAAAACAGTCCCACTCCTGGGATCTGGGACAGCTGAAAccacagcaggcaggcagaCGGGGATAAATGCCATCAAAACCACAAATGTAACGAGCTGTGTACATTACTGCAAGATCAAGGTGTTTTGTGCAGCTGTGTCTCCCCTGAGCCCCGTGTGTGTCCTGTTTTGCACAGGTAAAGGTGTGTTCTGCGAGGGGCTGCCCAGcttggacagacagacagcagaAGCCTGTTTTGATGAGGCCGACAGGTGTGGGAGGCCACTCGTGTGTGGGTTCTACAAGTAAGACCAGCAGTTTTCCTGTGATTTATTCTTGATAAAATCACATGTCTGGAAGCAGCACTGATTCCTCAGGCCTTCCTGCCTTTGTCCTCAAATCAGCTTGGTTTCACCTCATTCCTTGTTTCCCTTGGAAGGCGCTTTGACCCAGCCCTGCGGTTCCTGTACAAGAAGGTGCGGCACAGCCGGGCGCTGGGCAGGATCCACCGGATATCGACCATCAGCAGCCTCTATCCTGCAGCCTCTGTGAGCCTGCTGAGAGCCTCAGGTACCCATCAGCTTCCTGCTGAAGAGTCTGGGCTTCACtcagagtcatggaatggtttgggtgggaaaggataTTTAAGCTCAtctgttccaccccctgccatgggcagagacaccttaACCAGACCAGGCTGATCCAAAACCTGTCCTGGAAATGTCTCTGTGTTCTGTGGGAATTCCCCTGAATTTGTATAGCCTTAAGATCCATGGGGAAGAGTGTTTTTTGAGGAGTGTTTTCTTTACCAAACTtaatttttgtacattttttgttcctttagTTTTTTCATTGTGGGGGCTTTTTATACCATCTCTGTGCAGTTCAGAAATGTAAATTGGCTGTGGGTTTCAATACGGAGACGTTAATGCCCAGTTTTGGTTCTTCCAGGTGGAATTTTTTACAACGCTGCCGTGCACGACATAGATATTATCAGTTTGTTGTTGGGAGAGAGTGTGCCAGATACAATATTTTCCCTGGGCCATGCCTTCTGTGCAGGTAAGAATGCGTCTCTTGATGGTTTATTTGGTACCTCTGGACTTCAGGGTTAAAActgggaagaaagaaggaacaagaGCATTATAGCCATGACAATTGTTCCATCATGGAGCAGCTGAACAAACAGGCTGGTGGAACAGAAGGGCAGGTTCCTTGGGGCTATTTGGTGAAGATCTCTGAATCTGGTGAATCTCCTGATGTGAAGCAGTTGCAGTGGAGTTATCATTGAACATGACTCTGCAGGACACCAGGTTTGGAACCAGAGTGCAGAAAATACTGAGCTAAGGCTTGAGCTCACAAGAACGTCAATGAAATGTTcattctctgctttctctggCCCTTCCCTGTGGATCCCAGCACAAAGCTCTGGGTCACGTTGGGCTGATGTGCACACTTTGGGTTACCACACTCATTTAAATGAACTATAAAAGGTGGAAGCTGCcatttttgaaatggaaatgcagagtTTTAATTAAGGTAattgcagcagctgccaagCTTGGCTGGCTGGGGTGAGGAGGGGCAGGATACAATGCTCTCTTCCATGGCACACGTTGAAATGCAGCAAACAAGAGCCCTCCAGGAGGGTTCTGTACCCTCTGCCTCGCTCCAGCAACGTGCTGGAAGTTGCCTGATCCTGGAAGCACAAGTGGGTGCCctcctcagggagctgcagactGGGAAGGTGGAGTTGggcctggggctgtgtgttCCTGGAGAACTGCCTGTGTTCCATCAGGAATGctgatggagcagctggagTGCTGTCACCAGTGTGTCCTGTGGGAAGGTGTCAGGAAGCCAGTGTCGCCTCAcgaaggaagagcagcagtttgTAGCTGTAGAATGTGCTGGTTTGCTGTTCCTGGGGTGAGCCAGGCCTGTTTTGTCCCCAGACATGGGCTGCCTGAGGGACGTGGACACGGTCACCATCAGCATGAAGTTCCCCAGTGGAGCCATTGTCACTCTGGACGTCAGCCAGCACTGCACCAGGAGCTGTGACCAGCGGCTGGAGGTGGGGTCCTGCTGCTCAGTCAAGTGTGTTTTGactccacagcccagcacaaTTTTTCTCCTCTGGGTGTGCCTGCAGGACATTTCCCAAAACCCCTCTGTTGCAGAAtgattgaggttggaaaagacctccaggcTCATCGAATCCAACCTGTcaccaatccccaccttgtcacccagagcagagctttAAGTGCCACATCTGTTTGTTGTGCTGTTGCCTCAGCAGCAGTGGCTTCTTGTCCTTTTTACAATCTATAATccactttctcttttctcaccCAAATTTTCGCTCTGTCCCATGCATTATGTGGTGGTAAGAGCTGCATGAATCAtaccagagcaggagctggtgtcAGCTCTCCTGAGGCTGAAATTGAGCAGATTTCCTTTGTCCTTTCCGGGGTGGTCTCAGCTGTGTAGCAGGAGTCCAGCATatgaaaggggaagaaaagtgtAAATTCCTACAGTAATGAATAATTACAGCTATCAGGGCTGGTCTTGGGGAGGAATTTCTGTTAAGCACTTATAAAAGGGGCTTTGCTCAGGTGAGGTATCACACAAGTGGAAGCCACTGTACTGCAGCAGATCCATGGTGTTTCTGTTGTGTCTGAACCAtaccagggctggggcaggtgtGATTCCTCATTTCACAACCTACTTTTGTCTTGGTTTTACAAACGAGGGCTTCTCTAGCCTGGCCAGGTGTGTGAGATTGAAAGtatgataatttttaaatgttctttcttCCCTGTTGTGCTCCTTCCCTCAGGTTCACGGGTCTCAAGGGACATTAAGGGTGGACAACCAGAACCCCCTGGGCATCACAGAGCATGGGACttctgtgtccatctgtcctcAAACCCAAGCTGAGCGCTACAGAGATGCGTACAGGGAGCTCTTCCGGCACTTCCTGAGAACGCTGAAAGGTGGGACAAGGCTTAAATTGATGGCTGGTGTTGCTTTGGATTGGTTTTGCTGGGGGATGCACTGTGTCAGGTCATGGTAGGGGATGATGATCTGAAACTCTGTGCTGGGAAGAAATGAGAGTTGGGAGGGGAAATTGCCTTGGACCTTACTGTCCTTTGTGATGAAAGCAGCTGTTTGTGACAGCTAAGAGATCATAAGCTGGAGTCCTGGCTGCCCAGAAGggataaaaatcacagaatcatggagtgGCTTGGGTAGGAAAAGGTTTTGAAGATCACCTAGTCCAAGCTATTTTTGTTCAGCAGTATTTCAGTTCTTGTGGCTGCATTGGCAAGGCAGGAAGAGGGGCTGAAATGTTTTAagtcctgcagtgccaggaacTGCTGTGGTGGGATCTGTGCTCACAGGGGACCCCACAGGCTTCATCCAGTACTTTGTTTCTGTCCCACAGGCCAGGAGCCCCCCGTGGTCACCAAGGAGCAGTTCCTCTGGACGATCCAGGtcgctgcagcagctgagcagtcGTGGAGGAACAGATCTGCCGTGGACTTGCACAGCGGTGCCACAGATCCAGCTGGAGTCAAGGCTGAGCTCATGTGACAGCCACTCCCACCCAGTGCCCCAACAGAAGCCTGGATGGAGGTTTTGGTGGTCCCACTGGGAGTGCCCAGCAGACAGAGGCACTTCTGAACCAGGAGCATTTGGtgctggggcagtgcagggTTCCTGCCATGTCAGCCAGAGCCTGCTAGAAATTCCGTGTGGTTTCATCCAGGTGGCTTTTCCTCCTGGAGGGTGCTGCTGGCCATGGAGCAGTTTTCCTGGGAGGAGAGTGATGCTCCTTGGGCCAGGCAGGGTGGTGTAGGACCACCAATAGCTGGGATGAGGGAGAAGTCTCCCCTTGGAGAGGGAACAGCCACTGCCTGCCTGGAGGAGAAGTCACAAGCAGGAGccttcccagcagtgccacaagGAAGGTGATGTAATGCTCATAAACCACAGGAGCATCTGTCTGTGAGTATGCTTAGATTGGAtatatggaagaaattcttccctttgagggtggtgaggggCTGAAATGGatttcccagggaagctgtggctgccccatccctggaagtgttcaaggccaggttggacagggcttggagcaacctggggtagtggaaggtgtccctgcccagggcagggggtgggactggatgagctttaaggttccttccaaacAAACCtgtctgggattccatgatccTGTTTGGGACACAGACCCCAACAGAAGGCAGAGCTACAGGCCAGTCAGTGTCTGCCAGGAGCTTTGGACCTTTGTCATGTGTGCAGCAGGTGTGTGGCTCTGACTGTTCCTGTCTGGCTGTCACATGCCAGttttcaagatatttttaaacttttttttttttgtatttttattgaatTAAAACAACATTCTTGACTTCTTCCATTTCAAGGCATTAGTTTATAAACTTCTTGCAAGAACCTTTAGTTCAATCAATTTCCAATTCCAATATTGTGGAATATATACTCCTAACACTAGAAATAGTGGTGAAATTTGTGTTCCTTTTGGGAAATTGTTTTTAACAGTGTAATTTTTCAAGCTCAGAAAAACTGTGTCTTAATGTTTGTTCTCCGTTCCATTCACTATTTTTTAGCcatttactgagaaaaaaaagttttatgtgTCCAGAAGCTGGTTTTTGCCTCTCTGTACTCGCTGTAGCAGATTAGTACACAATAGTGgggttctttttttgtttcagtagcTTCAGGCCCTTTGAGGTCTTACAGTTGAAGGTTTACTCTGGGTTAAGAGGCTGCTTTCTGTCCAGTTTTAATTTCCAGATGCAGGAATTCCCACATGTGCTTTTATTgtgttacaaaaaaaaccccgaaaaacaaaaaaactcaacaacaacaacaaaaaaaaaaacaaaaaaaaaaacaaaaaaaaaacaaaaaaaaaaaacaacaagccaaaacaaaacaaaagagaaaccacagctataaaaataacacattttccAAAGATAACATTACAAAAAATACAATTCCTACCACGGAGTGATCCATTAATactgctgggaacagccccGGGAACGCTGGAAATGTGAGTGGCTGTTGCAAAAGCTTTAAAGCATTAAAGTGCTTTACTGAGCCATTTCCTGGGGACACAGATTCACTGTCAGCCATGCCAGGGGAGTTCCCAGCCCCAAAGACTCCCAATCCCTGTGGTGAGAGGTGGGATGGCCTCggggatggtgactgcacctGCAGCTCACCAGTAcccgagggagaggagggacaaGAGGCAACAACCCAACAACCAGTGTGTGCTGaaggctcagagctgctgtgggacacCCAGACAGGCCCTTGGAGGAGCATCCCATGCCCAGGGCTGTGAGTGCAGCACATCCAGTGGTCACACTGCTGCACCCCTTGGAGCAGCCACTGCCTGCCTGGAGGGGAAGTCACATCTCATGTGAACTCTGGTGGGACTTGAGCTCTTTTGCTCTTGCTTAGAGGCTCCAGGGCTTTAGGAAGAATATCCAGCCCCTTCCTCAGTCTGGGGATGATGGGAAGCAGGTGCAGGGCTGCCTTTGGAGGCTTCCAGAGGGAGAGTGCAGCAGTGGGAATGTGCTGGGCAGCATCACCTCTGTGCAGGTTCTCTCAGGCTGCCCAAAATCTCAAGTGACCCAGGGTTGAGGGGGCAGATGCAGaagctccctgccctccctcccacaGCGACAGCTTCTGTGACTTCCAGTGCCTTTCCAAGACCTGTTGTGGGACATTGCCTTCCCAAATGTGTAGGGAATAAACATTCAAGGAGGGAACACTCCTATTTGTGCCCTTGCTTTCTTtgaaggctttttttccctgtcgGAATCAACAGAGAAATTGCAGCTGGAGAAAATTATGAGGAACAGAAGAGAATTGGGCAGCCAGTCCATGCCATGCTCCAAAAGGATGGAATTTACACCATGACATTCCAGCTTGTCAGGTCTGACCTGTCAACAAAACTCCccaagggagcagggaaggatcATCCAGACCTCTGACTTCCCAGGACAATCACTCCCTCCTCCACAACTGCATGCAAGAGAttcagaggagggaaaaaactgAGTTTTGAATAGATAAGGCTGGAGACAGGATTCTCTGCATGTTTACGTGCTACAACATGGAATTTACTTGACACTCCGGTGTCTCAGGAGTCAGTATCAATTTTTATAGcttacatgaaaataaatctttctctCTCCTTACAGCACAATGAGTTTACTGTATGTACATTCTGTTTATATACACCAACCTTTAAGTACAAGGACACATTGGTAATGACAAACAGGGTCTTTCTGGCTCTACAGAGGGCTGAGGGAAGGGGTGCGTTTGGCAGTCCATGGAAAAGCTGGACATGGCTTCACACCAGTCCCTGGCAATGCCTGCACAACTCAGGGCTGAGTCTGCTGCAGTGACAAAGCCCTCTCAGTCTGGGACACCACGGAGAACACGGACGGTGAGCAGGGGTGAGAAAAATGTGCTGTCCTTACACCGCTGGAtgcagggatgctccaggaaAACACAAATCACACAGTGCctcctgtgccatgggcaggcagaaatcctgctctggctgctgagcTGGCTCGGCTgccctcctcctttccttcctcctcctcctcacttcCAGTCTCCTCCCCAGGCAGGCGCCTCCTGCCTGGCTCAGGGCCTGCAGTTCCCCTGGATAACAAAATTAAACTTCTCCAGGTGCCCAAGGCTGCAAATACATTTTGAGGGGGGGGTGGTTTATCACCCC is a window from the Vidua macroura isolate BioBank_ID:100142 chromosome 23, ASM2450914v1, whole genome shotgun sequence genome containing:
- the LOC128818178 gene encoding myo-inositol 2-dehydrogenase-like — encoded protein: MGRRRKTLHDYAAEFSELSVRREPAGPSAPGPAGAVETLFCTPCQLPLRVRRDRILEHLSSGRHCRNRRLLRQLGLRAPGLRSAGPESSVSLSLPLPLDVPSLLSHPSFLIATGSSTGYSMVPSPPSYHKLLFPHHPIPATHRDDPTPSISSHPSPLATFHTRAAPLGQSGPAPDASNSPTPPSCHGGSGVGLVLFGAGLVSKALLQSLVEEAGCCLLYVVEDQPEEVERAFGAEVPAGTRVLQQQDATIALGDPRVSGAIICSPPDEAPEMVRDALRAGKGVFCEGLPSLDRQTAEACFDEADRCGRPLVCGFYKRFDPALRFLYKKVRHSRALGRIHRISTISSLYPAASVSLLRASGGIFYNAAVHDIDIISLLLGESVPDTIFSLGHAFCADMGCLRDVDTVTISMKFPSGAIVTLDVSQHCTRSCDQRLEVHGSQGTLRVDNQNPLGITEHGTSVSICPQTQAERYRDAYRELFRHFLRTLKGQEPPVVTKEQFLWTIQVAAAAEQSWRNRSAVDLHSGATDPAGVKAELM